A stretch of DNA from Cydia fagiglandana chromosome 24, ilCydFagi1.1, whole genome shotgun sequence:
attcgcaaatagcggggatctttctcttttactccaatgaaggcgtaattagagtgacagagaaaaatcccgcaatttgcggacttcgattttcgcggttatagccctgtctCTTTCTAAATGTTACCATTTACCATCCAGCAAAAATTGATTGTGTAGTAAGTGCTTTGCaattttgcatgaaataatggAGTTAGCTATATAgaattaacattttattttttgacagtaatgCGTTTTAAGCAAAGGTTTTTAAGCTTTTAAGCAAAGGTAAAAACTCCTTGGTTGGCATCAAGGACCGGTAATCGAAACGACAGAGGGTACTCACCAAGGCCcctaccttttctgttctctttgacggcgcagcaactagtatcatttctctctcctcgctcttttaaaatgccatttgtcaaaaaaggacaaccatactgttgacaaggtgaacttcaaatcaagtgttgccttttttgatgcatccaggctgtgtatgtgtgcgtaaaaacgtgtatgtgtgctcttttagggatgtgaaaagtcgattttaatcatgttatatatcgataaatgctacacagtggaacgaaataggaattaattgaagcttcaatatctttgttaaacatatacataattgaaatgctaatgaataataaatatattagaatataataaaatatttcaattattgcggaacacttATCTTAGTaggtgtttatgtattttaattaaatatatgaactttcccttggttccctgctggggcgtgacgataaaattgtgatctgataaccacaataaagaataaaagcgtttttgttcattttagatatcgtcaaacctttgaagtaaaattaaaattgtaagaaatgtcgatagtttatcgatatgactttatcgacatggctacagcaaggtggtgttaaattgttaatcgtacactaaacaaaagtggcaacagtgacagctcgctgagaccccgtctctatatattgTAGGTCTATGGTACTCACTATTACAAatgttgtttgtaaaaaaaaactaaagtgtCATCTGTCGTGTTTTCCATGTGTTTTCAGTAGCTGAGTAaagtaagtaattttttttttgttttcttattCTTAATTACTCCTCCTTTTCATTTTAACACATCGACATGACGCTGGCTACTATAGTAAATGCCTTAAAAAAAGTATATTATTATGAGCTGATCTTCCACTTCACTTCAGTTCGCTTTTATGGCGGTTCTTCTGCTAATTTTGTTGTTGTTACATTTGCAATATTATTGCCAAATACTGTAATTCTCTCCTCCAACTGAATACCACTTATTATAAGGATTAGACAGATGCACACTGTAACTTCTTATTATCTGAGTTTAACCGTATTATTTTTCAAACCAGGCAATGGAAACTAACAGATTGTGTTGCTGCTGCTTGCTGCGGCCGCCGGACAGGGGTATGACTAAGCCATACAGTCGCCTCGGCGATACAGAGATATACTCGGACATGCTCGCGGACTGCTTCAATTTACATGTTAGTATGGTTATTTACATCTTTAACCGTTTTTTCCCGTTGCCGTTTATAGCGTCAACATACTTGCTATCataacaaaaacgcatctctactataagaattacggttcgaaatcgaatgactagaaaggaatgtGAAATcgttaaagggttaatattTTTACACCAGCAATATTGAACACTGGCGGAATTAACTAGATATTGTTGCAATAACAATAATGGAACTCTAAGTAACACACTAAAATAATATGATTTTGATTGCAACATCATCTGAAGTCATAGTTTTTAAATCTTTTGCAATGAATGGCTTTAGATAACATTTTAAGTTTGTTTGGACTTTGGTGAAATCTGAAATAAACTGTAGGGAATTTATATAAGTGATTGCATATTGAATATATGAGAAACTGAAGCTAGAATATTACTTTATAATATAACTTTCAGGTAATATTGGATAACAATGAGAGAGGCATCTGCTTGATGTGTATAGACCGTTTGATAGATGCAAGTGACTTCAAGAAGCAAGTGCAGCGCAGCCAGGCCGAGCTGCAAGAGTGTATTGATTCTCTACTGGATGTTAAAGGTAAATACAATTCATATTGGTATCAAACTAGAGTAACTACTTGTAGAAGTCTGACCAAATTGCCAAGTGTGCGATAAAATAGAAGATGTGCACCTTGTGTTGATGGAATGTGTCTGTAATGAGGCGCTGAGGAGTGACATGTCATTTATAAAAACCACCAACATAGGTAGTTGCAACATCGTCCTGGCATCGCCACTGTCAGATGAGGCCAGGTTGATGTgcaaactatacttaaatgtGATGTAGTGGTGTAGGTAATACTTCACTACTACATCATTATTACTATTAGATCTCATTACGGGGGTGACATCGTCACTGCGTGACAAAAcccctttaaaaaaaaagataaaagaaaAAATAGACTCAAGCCAATAACTGGCGGGAGATTGCGATAGATTTAGACAACTGGTGTTTACTCGTGTCGGAgcccaagactcattttggatCGCTGCACCAttgagtagtagtagtagtagtagaagtCTGACTAGAGCTCGAAAATTACCCCACATATATTGTCCTCTGACTTAACTGTACTGCCTACAGCTTGACAACATGAATGACTCTAAAGCCGTTCAACATATGAAATTGAATTTGAGCCAATAAACATTTGTGACTAATAACAATGTTTTTTAAACTGTGGGAAATTTTGCATTAGCTGCAGGCAGAGCATATTTATGGAGAAGGGATACCTGTTAGATATTGTCAGACCTGCTGCTAAGTATATttattgtcttatttttttaacCATGTTTGTTATACACAAGACACAAGCTGACCTTTTTCCAGATACttactttacattttaattccagATGAAGAAGCAGAAATAAAATTGGAGTCAACAGAAGATAATGACATCATTGAAGCTGGCGGACTGATATTATGTAAGTGTCTTTTAAAACACAAGCTATTAGGAGGCGGCGCTAGGCGTGGGCGACTACGGCCTCGAGATCCGAAGGGCCTCATGCCTCAAATACGAATAACTTACGGaacgtaaaaaaaaagtcgTTATTTCTTGCACCACCAGAGGGCCTCGCTAAATGTACCTTGCCCACaccaaattttattatttaaggttGCTTTATATGTACAGACATTGAGCGTGCCAGACACGTGCCgtgaattttattattatagagTTGTCTATCAGCATCTGCGCGGTACTGACTTGAAGATATACACTGCATTTAGAAAGTATAATTTTGTCTACCACGGCACGTGTCGGCACGCTCAATGTCTGTAGATATTAGTGTTTTGTAACAACACAGTATGAAAGTGCTTATTTGCTACGTGCATGACCGTGGCGCCGCATGGGAAAGCCgggaaagggacagcatgattcgtctCTGAATCGCTGTCACGCTACGATTTTGTAGactcctttctgtacggtaatactattatttatcctGTGGTCTAATGATAAATTGGGGGGggtcgtcaaaaatagatgacgtaatttatggacagcccctaagtcTGCGGCTGATGTAGTGTTTTCTATGTGTGAACTGAAATTATGTAAATAGATGTGCTTATTTCGATTTTCTGATCATTGTTTTAGACGAGCCACCCAAGTGGGAGTCGCCGGATAATATAAGCGATTATAATTCGctttttttaagtaagtatgaaCTTATCGTTTCAGTAAGGTTAAAAATAGCGTGCTAAAGAAACCTAAATTTAAAAACTTCTATGGATTGCGAACATCGCTGTATATACTACCAGATCTCATAAATAAACTCCCAACTGACTGAATGGAAGTCACAAATTTAACTAATAATATTACAAACTATCTTAAAAGAGCAGTATTGAACCAGCTGTAAGAAAATTAGTTGTAGAATTAGTGCTTTCGTATTGCATCCGCATGGGTCGCGCGCGTCGACTTCCGGCCTTATTAAGTCTGTGgctaaatagttttattttatactcttgactttatttatttgtcaagTATGTGCCGATATAATCCAAATGCTACATTTAGGGGCAGTGGCGTGATGAGGAAAAGTCTCATAATGAGAATGATTTccttatttatactttattgcacatgaaATAATAAGTACAAATGGTCGACTTAATGCATTTATTTCCTTTGAATTCATGAATAAGAATGTTTTTATTGTCCACTGTATAGGTATACACTATACATATAGATGATCTTTACAAATAATTGGTATCAAACGCTGCCCTTTGCGATAATACAATTCTTAAAACTACTTATAAACTTAATGTATACAGTACTATATTaactaaattatttacatttcgTTGCCGCATGCATCGtcaaaaaattaatttatttatttgtagtaCACCTTCTTAATCAGCCATTTCTACAGAAATTACAATAATTTTAAGTATAGATTACAAtctttacttaaaaatattacCTTGCAACATCTTTATTTCGTTCGGTAATTCATTATATACACATATTGCTGTTAAAAGTGTGCTCTACATATATAGCTctatgcttatacatatataggtattCTTTATCTACGCCGATACGAACATTATCTTAACAAGATCAGCGCGAGCGCTAACATCTAACTACCGTTACGCCCTAATAACCTACAGTATAAGTACAGCAGGAAATAAATGATTGGTTTAGATTGTCTGGCaaactaataattaatttaatttccaatttagACACAGTTGAAGATGCCATGGTTCCCAGTCAGCCCGAGCCGTATGTGCCAAGCGAAGAAATGGTGGGGACGACTCATTCCGCCAGCTTCGATCATTTTAGTCATGACGACGCGAGCCAGGCGTGCCAAGAAACACTTGCGGGCCAATCACACCCTAAGTCCAGAAGAAAACCATATAAAAGGGAAAAAAAGACCGTTGGAGTCCGCAAAGAAAAGGAGACGAGCAAAGCACAGCGATCTGAGAAAGAAAATGACACGATCTACCCTCTACGTAGCAAAGTCAAGTTCGAAAGCAAACCCAAGCTGAATAATgattatacaaatatttttgcAACGGGACCATACACCTGCCAGATCTGTAAGATGGTGATAACTACTAGACGTTCTATGGCCTGCCATATGCTAAATCACACTGAACCTAAATCTGAAATATGTGACGAAAATACATGGGACTGCGACGTATGTGAAAAGAAATTTACGTCAAAATTGAGTATGACATCACATATGATAAATTTACacaggaaaaaaatattcaagtgCGATTCTTGCTCGAAAAAGTTTCCTACTGTTTCGCGTTTGGAAAAACATAAAGTCATACATACTAAACGGGAAAGGAATTATGG
This window harbors:
- the LOC134676621 gene encoding zinc finger protein 431-like, producing METNRLCCCCLLRPPDRGMTKPYSRLGDTEIYSDMLADCFNLHVILDNNERGICLMCIDRLIDASDFKKQVQRSQAELQECIDSLLDVKDEEAEIKLESTEDNDIIEAGGLILYEPPKWESPDNISDYNSLFLNTVEDAMVPSQPEPYVPSEEMVGTTHSASFDHFSHDDASQACQETLAGQSHPKSRRKPYKREKKTVGVRKEKETSKAQRSEKENDTIYPLRSKVKFESKPKLNNDYTNIFATGPYTCQICKMVITTRRSMACHMLNHTEPKSEICDENTWDCDVCEKKFTSKLSMTSHMINLHRKKIFKCDSCSKKFPTVSRLEKHKVIHTKRERNYGCEVCGKRFVSKYYVDSHVQFHTGYKPYTCDICQKQFFGKNNMREHIRAHMGVKPYTCNKCGKKFTCRSSYKRHDLFQHSKHMKERAFSCDICNKSFVHSYHLKQHKRLHTGEKPYACNICSKQFAAKYNLSTHSLTHVKGTYSCELCPKSYATKEGLRQHKRVHISKKDIQIKRKNK